Proteins encoded in a region of the Moritella marina ATCC 15381 genome:
- a CDS encoding LysR family transcriptional regulator — MDQLRALKYFVKVVEHGSFSKAAELFSVPPSSLSRRVADLEKSLGATLLKRTTRAVSLTEIGQIYYQQVSEVLSLLAHSDETVRNYQSTPMGVLNISSMVGFGERILLPLLDEFRELYPQITLNISLSDDLSTLGRDEVDLAIRGGYAPDERVLAIKLMDNNFIAVAAPSYLATYGVPVNAMDLKQHKGLYFKAPNGPTPWICEIDTQWQDVSAEPVLISNNGKWLVEKAVEGLGILLMPRWALKPYIESGELTELTIMPSIKITQQANLGVFLLYQKQRYQVPKIKAAVDFLVERVQGVY, encoded by the coding sequence ATGGACCAATTAAGAGCATTAAAGTATTTTGTAAAAGTGGTAGAACATGGCAGTTTTAGTAAAGCCGCTGAGTTATTTTCTGTTCCGCCTTCATCGCTGTCGCGCAGGGTCGCAGACCTAGAGAAAAGCCTCGGTGCTACGCTATTAAAACGTACCACCAGAGCGGTGAGCTTGACTGAAATCGGTCAAATCTATTATCAGCAAGTCAGTGAAGTACTGTCTTTACTAGCACACAGTGATGAGACAGTAAGAAACTATCAATCAACACCAATGGGCGTACTGAATATCAGCTCGATGGTGGGGTTTGGCGAACGCATATTATTACCGCTGTTAGACGAATTCAGAGAGTTATACCCGCAGATCACTTTGAATATAAGCCTGAGTGATGACTTATCGACATTAGGGCGTGATGAAGTAGATCTGGCTATTCGTGGTGGTTATGCACCCGATGAACGCGTATTGGCTATCAAGTTGATGGATAACAATTTCATCGCCGTCGCCGCACCCAGTTATTTAGCAACCTATGGTGTACCCGTTAATGCCATGGATTTAAAGCAACACAAAGGCTTGTATTTTAAAGCCCCAAACGGCCCTACCCCTTGGATCTGTGAAATCGATACTCAGTGGCAAGATGTTTCTGCAGAGCCGGTACTCATCAGTAACAATGGTAAATGGCTAGTAGAGAAAGCCGTCGAGGGATTAGGTATTTTGCTGATGCCTCGCTGGGCATTAAAACCGTATATTGAATCGGGTGAACTGACTGAGCTTACGATCATGCCAAGCATTAAGATCACGCAGCAGGCTAATTTAGGCGTGTTTTTGTTGTATCAGAAACAGCGCTATCAAGTGCCTAAGATAAAGGCTGCGGTTGATTTTTTGGTTGAGAGAGTGCAAGGGGTTTATTAG
- a CDS encoding glutathione binding-like protein — protein sequence MSNIQLYSLGSPNGIKISIALEEMGMSYDAHSVDILKGEQFSEDFLKINPNGKIPAIIDTDGPCGQAIPIMESGAILIYLAEKSGKLIPQNPTARCEVMQWLFFQASAVGPMFGAFGHFHTYGKANCDHPYPEARFETETKRLLTILDERLQDRTYIVADEYSIADIAIFPWVMWLDMFYKASEQLELESFTHVMSWVKRCSARPATIRGFDVYGFNEIGK from the coding sequence ATGTCAAATATACAACTTTATTCGTTGGGTTCGCCTAATGGTATTAAAATTTCAATTGCGCTGGAAGAAATGGGCATGAGTTATGATGCTCACTCTGTTGATATTTTAAAAGGTGAGCAGTTTAGTGAGGACTTTCTCAAGATAAACCCTAACGGTAAGATCCCTGCAATCATTGATACTGATGGGCCGTGTGGGCAAGCTATTCCGATCATGGAGTCGGGTGCCATTTTAATTTACCTTGCTGAGAAATCAGGAAAGCTCATACCACAGAACCCAACAGCAAGGTGCGAAGTGATGCAGTGGCTTTTCTTTCAGGCAAGTGCTGTCGGGCCAATGTTTGGCGCGTTTGGTCATTTCCATACTTACGGTAAAGCCAATTGTGACCATCCTTATCCTGAAGCAAGGTTTGAGACTGAAACCAAACGTCTGTTAACTATTTTAGATGAAAGACTGCAAGACCGTACTTACATTGTTGCTGATGAATACAGTATCGCTGATATCGCTATTTTCCCGTGGGTAATGTGGCTGGATATGTTTTATAAAGCATCGGAACAGCTTGAGCTTGAATCATTTACACATGTTATGTCTTGGGTAAAACGCTGTAGCGCAAGACCCGCAACAATAAGAGGTTTTGATGTATATGGGTTTAATGAGATAGGTAAATAA
- a CDS encoding LysR family transcriptional regulator has translation MLGLIRVFIQTVDSGSFTKAGAVLSMAPSSIARNIDNLESELGVTLFKRSTRQLLLTADGQQFLEGAIKLLAEADGLMASMHQMNVEPEGVLRISVFESFGRQFISPLLPEFLQRYPKVKIEINLDNQLIDLNSENVDIGIRIGIPADSGLHARKLLQNHTQVCASPDYLAKNGTPNKPEDLIDHNCLLLDTDRQRTYWYFKKNKQNLKIPVRGNLSSKGGTPLLEAAVYGGGIVQMSSWMMTSLIKDGKVVVCLPDWQPSLQEGSSGDIYAVYHGSKYPRPALRAFIDFLVDKIQAERM, from the coding sequence ATGTTAGGTTTAATCCGTGTATTTATACAAACAGTCGACTCTGGCAGTTTTACTAAAGCTGGCGCAGTACTTAGCATGGCACCGTCTTCCATTGCCCGTAACATTGATAATTTAGAAAGTGAACTTGGCGTGACACTGTTCAAACGTAGCACACGTCAGTTGTTACTGACTGCGGATGGACAGCAGTTTTTAGAAGGCGCTATAAAGCTTTTAGCTGAAGCTGACGGACTAATGGCATCAATGCACCAGATGAACGTAGAGCCAGAAGGTGTGCTCAGGATCTCTGTATTTGAAAGCTTTGGCAGACAGTTTATATCCCCGCTCCTACCTGAATTTTTACAGCGTTATCCAAAAGTTAAAATTGAAATCAATTTAGACAACCAACTTATTGATTTAAATAGTGAGAATGTAGACATAGGCATACGTATTGGCATACCTGCTGATTCTGGTTTACATGCTAGAAAGCTATTGCAGAATCACACTCAAGTCTGCGCTTCACCCGACTACCTCGCTAAAAATGGCACACCCAACAAACCTGAAGACCTTATCGATCACAATTGCCTTCTTCTCGATACCGACAGGCAAAGAACTTACTGGTATTTTAAGAAGAATAAACAGAATTTAAAAATCCCAGTGCGAGGTAATTTAAGCTCTAAAGGGGGAACACCTTTACTTGAGGCTGCTGTATACGGTGGTGGTATTGTGCAAATGTCTAGCTGGATGATGACGAGCCTCATCAAGGACGGTAAGGTTGTTGTATGCTTACCTGATTGGCAGCCCTCTTTACAAGAAGGTTCAAGTGGCGACATTTATGCGGTTTACCATGGTAGTAAGTATCCTAGGCCTGCGCTACGTGCCTTTATCGATTTCTTAGTTGATAAAATACAAGCCGAAAGAATGTAG
- a CDS encoding GGDEF and EAL domain-containing protein → MLNINTQVIEIPESMFRGWQQTVELIAGIMNLPAALIMRVHHNDVRIFSSNDAANAVSPLLSESKQLSCYCAQVIYNCTELVIEDAALDFSWALDENINADIMAYYGLPLTWPNDQAFGTLCVLDAQAREFTPQCKLLITRFQQSMIADLTILYEKAELLHANRKLQALLSKKSMALSLSNQALLHEQDSRSALESTLVYQQEYDALTGIANQLSLVNQMDDMLESVDDDNELAVIYLGIRNFKSINNSYGYAIGDKVLLEVSQRIHQQLTTEYLVARCWGDAFAIVVRDENVVEQVIDLIARLTHAFESVLTIGDFTITTQLCFGIALADSAADRGISLVEKAEAAMTANKDTGCHYNFFTDELSAVIGERHYLESHLAEALDKQEMSVHYQPMICVKTQRVLGAEALIRWRNPILGAVAPDRFINLAEQNGQILALGNFVLRTAMKQAAQWRHSFGDDFCIAVNISPVQLRDDNLVSRVAQLLAYYQLPGTALELEITEGVLLQDEKKVTKSLAGLQRLGVSISLDDFGTGYSSLSYLQKYSFDTLKIDRSFIMNSMECEQDKELARAIIAMAKKLNLLVVAEGVETSAQHEFIVDEGCDFGQGYLYGKPVPATMFTSQYLSRQAI, encoded by the coding sequence ATGCTTAATATTAATACTCAGGTTATTGAGATCCCGGAATCTATGTTCCGTGGTTGGCAACAAACTGTAGAGTTGATCGCTGGCATTATGAATTTACCAGCAGCATTAATTATGCGCGTTCACCATAATGATGTGCGAATATTTTCGTCGAACGACGCTGCCAATGCGGTCTCTCCGTTATTGTCAGAATCAAAGCAATTGAGTTGTTATTGTGCCCAGGTTATTTATAACTGCACTGAACTCGTTATCGAGGACGCAGCGCTCGATTTTTCTTGGGCTTTAGACGAAAATATTAACGCTGACATCATGGCGTATTACGGTTTACCTCTGACTTGGCCAAATGATCAAGCCTTTGGCACACTCTGTGTTTTAGATGCTCAAGCCCGTGAATTTACGCCCCAGTGCAAATTATTGATTACGCGTTTTCAGCAGTCGATGATTGCTGATCTGACTATTCTTTACGAAAAAGCTGAATTGCTCCACGCCAATCGTAAATTACAGGCGCTACTGTCTAAAAAATCAATGGCATTGAGCTTGTCTAATCAAGCATTATTACACGAACAAGATAGCCGTTCAGCGTTAGAATCAACCCTTGTTTATCAGCAAGAATACGACGCACTTACCGGTATTGCAAATCAGCTTTCATTAGTTAATCAGATGGATGACATGCTGGAAAGTGTGGATGATGATAATGAGCTGGCAGTCATTTACCTTGGCATTCGCAATTTCAAATCTATTAACAACAGTTATGGTTATGCGATAGGGGATAAAGTATTACTGGAAGTCAGTCAACGTATTCACCAGCAATTAACGACGGAGTATTTAGTCGCTCGTTGTTGGGGTGATGCATTTGCCATTGTAGTGCGTGATGAAAATGTTGTCGAGCAAGTCATCGATTTAATTGCACGTTTAACCCATGCTTTTGAATCAGTCTTGACGATAGGAGACTTTACTATCACGACGCAGTTGTGTTTCGGTATTGCCTTAGCCGATTCTGCAGCAGACCGAGGGATCTCCTTGGTTGAAAAAGCGGAAGCAGCAATGACGGCGAACAAAGACACTGGCTGTCATTATAATTTTTTTACTGATGAACTGAGCGCTGTTATTGGCGAGCGTCATTATTTAGAATCGCATTTAGCCGAAGCGCTCGATAAACAAGAAATGTCAGTACATTACCAGCCGATGATATGTGTTAAAACGCAGCGGGTATTAGGTGCAGAGGCATTGATTCGCTGGCGTAATCCAATATTAGGGGCTGTCGCACCTGATCGCTTTATTAATCTAGCCGAGCAGAATGGCCAAATCTTAGCATTAGGTAATTTCGTGCTACGTACGGCAATGAAACAAGCGGCGCAGTGGCGTCATAGTTTTGGTGATGATTTCTGTATTGCCGTGAATATTTCACCTGTGCAGCTGCGTGACGACAATTTAGTGTCTCGGGTGGCGCAACTGTTAGCGTATTATCAGTTACCTGGTACTGCGTTAGAGCTTGAGATCACCGAAGGTGTATTGCTGCAAGACGAGAAGAAGGTGACTAAGTCTCTTGCTGGTTTACAAAGGCTGGGTGTGAGTATCTCGTTAGATGATTTTGGTACGGGTTATTCGTCGTTAAGTTATTTGCAGAAGTATTCGTTCGACACCTTAAAGATAGATCGCAGCTTCATTATGAATTCAATGGAATGTGAGCAAGATAAAGAATTAGCACGCGCGATTATCGCAATGGCGAAGAAACTCAATCTTCTCGTCGTGGCTGAAGGTGTAGAAACGTCTGCTCAACATGAGTTTATTGTTGATGAAGGTTGTGATTTTGGTCAGGGCTATCTGTATGGTAAACCAGTACCAGCGACTATGTTTACTTCACAGTACTTAAGTAGGCAAGCTATTTAA
- the menE gene encoding o-succinylbenzoate--CoA ligase codes for MNNDTMSNNMATNHNVNFSDWPWLHWTDRRPEHIALAYGEQQFTWLQVNDRVNAYAKQLTEQGVRESDLIVAVSANNLTVLWLYLASLRLGACCVILDPKQSGEQLNDKLETLAAKFIWLSEADLNIFADLPHEGAQQLVFTYNEKSLIAEPFTVIVCTQSGVEWQAKRLASIVFTSGSSGKAKAVAHNAENHLYSAAGLLQSFAYTAQDNWLLSLPLFHVSGLAIVWRWLFAGGQLTLPATSNVIEQLSTVTHASLVPTQLKRYLHERDISTDQHAIRLKRILLGGAVIPVVLTDKAKSLGIDCWSGYGMTEMASTVTAKPADNSAGVGLLLAHRALEIDGQSIKVRGASLGMGYYYRGTLRSMTDDNGWLVTGDLGEIKCAEALVDTSVDKSWSELFILGRSDNMFISGGENIHPEHIERILLSHPLINQALVFPREDAEFGHRPIAVIDAMSHISVCEMNNYLQYKLAKFMWPLNYYTLPNNINVSGIKLNRASVQIWFASLSK; via the coding sequence ATGAATAACGACACGATGAGTAATAACATGGCCACTAACCATAACGTTAACTTTAGTGACTGGCCTTGGCTACATTGGACTGACCGTCGTCCTGAGCACATCGCTTTGGCCTATGGTGAGCAGCAGTTTACCTGGTTGCAGGTTAATGATCGTGTTAACGCATATGCTAAGCAGTTAACCGAACAAGGAGTACGTGAAAGCGATTTAATAGTCGCAGTGAGCGCTAACAACTTAACGGTGCTGTGGCTGTATTTAGCGAGCTTACGACTTGGGGCTTGCTGCGTGATACTTGATCCCAAGCAAAGTGGTGAGCAGTTAAACGATAAATTAGAAACCTTGGCAGCGAAGTTCATTTGGTTATCTGAAGCAGATCTTAATATATTCGCTGATTTACCGCATGAAGGTGCTCAGCAGTTAGTCTTTACTTACAATGAAAAGTCTTTAATAGCAGAACCTTTTACAGTAATCGTTTGTACGCAGTCAGGTGTTGAATGGCAAGCGAAGCGACTCGCTAGTATCGTCTTTACCTCAGGTTCAAGCGGTAAAGCCAAGGCCGTGGCACATAATGCCGAGAACCACTTGTACTCAGCCGCTGGGTTATTGCAATCCTTTGCTTATACCGCGCAAGATAACTGGTTATTATCCTTACCCTTGTTTCATGTTTCAGGGTTGGCTATTGTCTGGCGCTGGTTATTTGCTGGTGGACAATTGACGTTGCCAGCGACATCCAATGTCATAGAGCAGTTATCAACAGTCACGCATGCGTCCTTAGTGCCTACGCAATTAAAGCGCTATCTTCATGAACGCGATATAAGCACAGATCAACACGCGATTCGCCTAAAACGGATTTTATTAGGCGGCGCTGTTATTCCTGTGGTGTTAACGGATAAAGCCAAATCACTGGGTATTGATTGTTGGTCTGGATACGGCATGACAGAAATGGCCTCTACTGTTACCGCTAAACCTGCAGATAACAGTGCGGGTGTTGGTCTGTTATTAGCTCATCGAGCGTTAGAAATAGACGGTCAAAGTATTAAGGTGCGTGGTGCAAGTTTGGGCATGGGTTATTACTATCGTGGCACATTACGCAGTATGACTGATGATAATGGCTGGTTGGTTACTGGCGATCTTGGTGAGATAAAATGTGCGGAGGCATTAGTTGATACATCAGTTGATAAATCATGGAGTGAATTATTCATTCTTGGGCGCAGTGACAACATGTTTATTTCTGGCGGTGAAAACATTCACCCGGAACACATTGAGCGTATTTTACTGTCGCACCCGTTAATTAATCAGGCGTTGGTATTTCCCCGTGAAGATGCCGAGTTTGGTCACCGTCCTATTGCTGTTATTGATGCGATGTCGCATATATCTGTGTGTGAAATGAATAACTATTTACAATATAAGCTGGCAAAATTTATGTGGCCGCTTAATTATTATACTTTGCCAAATAATATAAATGTGAGCGGTATCAAATTAAATCGGGCATCTGTTCAAATATGGTTCGCAAGTTTGTCCAAATAG
- the menC gene encoding o-succinylbenzoate synthase — protein MARKAKLYHYRLPLDCAMILRGQSVTVREGWLLELSRETEIMQRGRGEIAPLPGFSTETAAQAKQQLENVIKIWLDDGIVDLDECYPSVAFGFSMALLELEDGSPQTIHRSSHDNDASSALLLAADIGIITAKHKQLLQSRLCKLKIATVATGEGVIYDSTIYESALNDSKVAQYLLQTYPHLHLRLDANRRWSLPVALAFAKQISAEYRQRIDFIEEPCHTPSDCLRFSEQTGIAIAWDESLRDAGIDLISSVSRSANAIVKAVIIKPMLTGTVDYCAKLIAHAHQQGLIAVISSSLESSFGLVQLAHMAHTLTPEIPPGLDTVHVFKQQLLQPWPNCSLPLLPLSELPVTIYE, from the coding sequence ATGGCACGTAAGGCTAAGCTATATCACTATCGGCTACCATTAGACTGCGCCATGATATTGCGTGGCCAGTCTGTCACGGTACGCGAAGGTTGGTTGCTTGAGCTGAGTCGCGAAACTGAAATCATGCAGCGAGGGCGTGGAGAAATAGCTCCTTTACCCGGGTTTAGCACCGAAACCGCAGCACAGGCAAAACAACAACTAGAAAATGTGATTAAAATCTGGTTAGATGATGGCATCGTAGATCTAGACGAGTGTTACCCCTCGGTAGCATTTGGTTTTAGTATGGCGCTGTTGGAGTTAGAAGATGGATCACCGCAAACTATTCATCGCAGCAGTCATGATAATGACGCTAGCAGTGCGTTATTATTGGCTGCTGATATTGGAATAATCACCGCTAAGCATAAGCAGTTGTTGCAGAGCCGGTTATGTAAGTTAAAAATTGCCACAGTAGCGACAGGCGAAGGGGTTATTTACGATAGTACGATTTACGAAAGTGCGCTTAACGACAGTAAAGTTGCACAGTACTTACTACAGACTTATCCCCATTTACATTTACGCTTAGATGCTAACCGACGTTGGTCATTGCCAGTCGCGTTAGCGTTTGCTAAACAGATCTCGGCTGAGTATCGTCAACGCATCGATTTTATTGAAGAGCCTTGTCATACCCCAAGCGACTGTTTACGTTTCTCCGAACAAACCGGGATTGCGATTGCGTGGGATGAAAGCTTACGTGATGCCGGTATTGACCTTATTTCTTCGGTAAGCCGTTCAGCTAATGCAATCGTTAAAGCAGTCATTATAAAACCTATGCTAACGGGCACGGTGGATTATTGCGCTAAGTTAATTGCCCATGCCCATCAACAGGGGTTAATCGCGGTGATCAGTTCAAGTTTGGAATCGAGCTTTGGGTTAGTGCAATTAGCACATATGGCACACACACTGACTCCTGAAATACCCCCTGGTTTAGATACCGTCCATGTGTTTAAACAACAGTTGCTCCAACCTTGGCCAAATTGCAGCTTACCTTTACTCCCACTCTCAGAGCTACCTGTGACTATTTATGAATAA